In one Oscillospiraceae bacterium genomic region, the following are encoded:
- a CDS encoding 4'-phosphopantetheinyl transferase superfamily protein, with the protein MNSYISDIADLENKDYKLYYSLMSESRKKRVDKLKNLNDKKSTVLGEMLVKKHFGIDSIIEYDNRGKPFLVNKDGFFSVSHSKGLVGVLVSDCQVGIDIERIRKVNLNIIKKVCTPKEKEYVQSGKDEEEKNLRLLEIWTFKEAYFKYLGTGITDFLSVDYFNDKIKRKKVITKEYIYHIVGEGFHALPKHNSPTVQYFQNF; encoded by the coding sequence ATGAATAGTTATATCTCTGATATAGCAGATTTAGAAAATAAAGATTACAAGTTATATTATTCTTTAATGTCAGAATCAAGAAAAAAAAGAGTAGATAAACTTAAAAATCTAAACGATAAAAAATCTACAGTTTTGGGAGAAATGCTTGTAAAAAAGCATTTTGGAATTGACAGTATAATAGAATATGATAACAGAGGAAAACCGTTTTTAGTAAATAAAGACGGTTTCTTCTCAGTTTCTCATTCCAAAGGGCTTGTAGGAGTTTTAGTATCGGATTGTCAGGTTGGCATAGATATTGAACGAATAAGAAAAGTAAATTTAAATATTATAAAAAAAGTGTGTACTCCAAAAGAAAAAGAATATGTGCAAAGCGGGAAAGATGAAGAGGAAAAAAATCTTCGTCTGCTTGAAATCTGGACATTTAAAGAAGCGTATTTTAAATATCTTGGAACAGGAATAACTGATTTTTTAAGTGTAGATTATTTTAATGATAAAATTAAACGAAAAAAAGTTATCACAAAAGAATATATATATCATATTGTAGGGGAGGGTTTCCATGCCCTCCCGAAACATAACTCTCCGACGGTGCAATATTTTCAAAACTTTTAA